GCTTCTACGTGAACCAGACCGACGGCGAGCGGGCCTCGCTGGGCGGTGCACTCGGCCGCGGCATCGTCGCGGGACTCGGCACGCTCGGGACGTTCGCCGTGCTCTTCGGCTCCGCGTTCTGGATCGGCCACGCGACGCTCTCGAACATCGTCTACTTCGAGCCGCTGATCGGCGCGCTGCTGGTCGTCTTCGGCCTGCTGGTCGTCTTCGACCGCGCGCCGTCGCTGTCGGTGCCGCTGCCCCAGCGGCGCTCGAGCGTCCTCGGGTTCGGGGTCTTCGGTGCGGGCTACGCGCTGGCCGCGGCGGGCTGTGTCGCGCCGCTGTTCGTCGGCGTCGTCGCGCAGGCGCTGTCGCTGCCGGCGGCGTCGGGGATCGCGGTCGTCGGAACCTACGTCGGGAGCATCGTCGTCCTGATGGTCTCGTTGACCGTCGCCACCGGGATGGGGCTGCTCGCGGGTGCCGGTCGGTTCGTCACCCACGGGAAGCGCCTCAAGCGCCTCGCAGGGGCGATCATGATCGTCGCCGGCCTCGGGCAACTCTACCTCGCGGTGGTCATCCTCGACGTGATCTGACCCGCCCGAGCGGGCGAGTGTCGGCCCGCGGACGGCGACCTCGAGCGGGGGATGCGGCCTCGAGCGGTGCTTCGAGTGCGAGTACTGCAGTCACGAACGGACAGTCGTTTTCTGAGCGGTGTCGCGTACTGCCCGGAACCGCGCCCTCTCCCCGGCACCCGCAGGTCTGAAAGGTATCCCTCCGCCTGTCGAATTACCGACAACGATGTATCAGGACATCATGCTCGCGACCGACGGCAGCGAGGGTGCACGCCAGGCGACCGAACACGCGATCGAACTCACGCGACAACTGGATGCCAATCTGCACATCCTCTCGGTGTCCGAAGACGGCCCCCACGCAACCGACACCCGGGACGAGATGCGCCACGACGAGGAGGGCGAGGCCGTGGGGGCGGTCGAGGAGGCCGAACGGACCGCGGCCGACGCGGGCCTCGATGTCACGTCGACCATCCGCCACGGCGTCCCGCAGGAGGAGATCGTCAAGGCGGCCGAGGAGAACCCGATCGACCTCATCATCGTCGGCACGGTCGGACGCTCCGGACTCGATCAGTTGGTCGTCGGCAGCGTCGCCGAGGAAGTCGTCCGGAACGCGCCGGTTCCGGTCGTCGTCGTTCGGGAGACGTAGCGGTATCGTCCGAGCCGATCGCCGCCCGAACCGCCGAGACTGGCGCTG
This portion of the Halopiger aswanensis genome encodes:
- a CDS encoding cytochrome c biogenesis protein CcdA, whose protein sequence is MVDATTLESLTFALIAGISTFFSPCAYPLLPGYVGFYVNQTDGERASLGGALGRGIVAGLGTLGTFAVLFGSAFWIGHATLSNIVYFEPLIGALLVVFGLLVVFDRAPSLSVPLPQRRSSVLGFGVFGAGYALAAAGCVAPLFVGVVAQALSLPAASGIAVVGTYVGSIVVLMVSLTVATGMGLLAGAGRFVTHGKRLKRLAGAIMIVAGLGQLYLAVVILDVI
- a CDS encoding universal stress protein — translated: MYQDIMLATDGSEGARQATEHAIELTRQLDANLHILSVSEDGPHATDTRDEMRHDEEGEAVGAVEEAERTAADAGLDVTSTIRHGVPQEEIVKAAEENPIDLIIVGTVGRSGLDQLVVGSVAEEVVRNAPVPVVVVRET